The Methanobacterium sp. sequence GATTTTACCACATAGCCGCTCCCCACGATTTCAGGAGGATTTTTATGCTTGAACGATCCGCATGCGATTTCATCAATTTCTGGGGCTAATTCATGTGTATCCCAGAAACCAGAAACGGGGCAGTACCTGCAAGAGAGTATTTGCTCCTTTTTGTGACCCATCATTGCACCGACAATTAGCCCCGCCATATATCTGCATGCATCTACAGTTGAGATATGGCCGTGTGTTGTCCTTGAACTTTTCCCTGCATTACTAACTGCATCTTCTGGGCTTGAAAAATAGAAAATTGGAACTGGGGCTAAACGCATTATAGAACCGTTTCCAGCAGAGCGTTCGTAGGTTGAGCCGCAGTAATGTCCATGCGTCTCTTCAAATTTATGTAAAGCTTCACGCGTGGTGTTTCCAATATCAAAGCACTTGCCGTTGACGCTTAAATGCCCTTCACGGTACCACAGAGTATATCTCTCAAGTTGATCCGCGGGGTCGAATCCCTGTTTTTCAATCAAGCTTTCAGCCAGGCATAATGCCATGCTTGTGTCATCTGTCCATTCTCCAGGTTTTAAGTTGAACGATCCGCCCCCGATCATGTCTTCGACTGGTTCAAATGTTCCGGGAGATTTGAATTCCAGCGGGACACCGAGTGCGTCGCCTACTGCGAGGCCTATGATGGATCCTCTGGCGCGGTCGATGA is a genomic window containing:
- a CDS encoding ADP-ribosylglycohydrolase family protein, which translates into the protein MNKQIIDRARGSIIGLAVGDALGVPLEFKSPGTFEPVEDMIGGGSFNLKPGEWTDDTSMALCLAESLIEKQGFDPADQLERYTLWYREGHLSVNGKCFDIGNTTREALHKFEETHGHYCGSTYERSAGNGSIMRLAPVPIFYFSSPEDAVSNAGKSSRTTHGHISTVDACRYMAGLIVGAMMGHKKEQILSCRYCPVSGFWDTHELAPEIDEIACGSFKHKNPPEIVGSGYVVKSLEAALWAFYNSDNFEEGVLTAVNLGDDADTTGAVYGQIAGAYYGESGIPESWKNKLACCDLIQSFADRLIGNINANYNKI